In the genome of Chloroflexota bacterium, the window GGTAAATCGTGAGCGTTGCACGGGGTGCGGCACATGCGTCAGCGTCTGCCCCCAAGGCGCGCTGTTCGTGGCGGGCGGACATGCCGACGTGGACGAAACGCTTTGCGACTCATGCGGGCTGTGCATTCCCGCATGCCCAGAAGGCGCGCTTTCCATGGGGGTCAATGCTGCGGAATCCCGCGAGGTTCAGCCGCTGGGTATCCCGCAGCCCCCGACGCCCGCAAAGTC includes:
- a CDS encoding 4Fe-4S binding protein encodes the protein MIQVNRERCTGCGTCVSVCPQGALFVAGGHADVDETLCDSCGLCIPACPEGALSMGVNAAESREVQPLGIPQPPTPAKSPSRSVAASWTKSIAPAVGAVIAFAGREILPRIVDTWLAARAPSRTAGTGSADNEARRLRRRRRGKS